In one Arenibacter antarcticus genomic region, the following are encoded:
- the dapB gene encoding 4-hydroxy-tetrahydrodipicolinate reductase, whose amino-acid sequence MNIALFGYGKMGKMIEQIALNRNHKIVAKIDLDTTEINFSDIDVAIDFSMPSAAFDNIKQCMENNIPVICGTTGWLKDYDNAVQICKENNGAFIYASNFSLGVNLFFELNSYLAKMMGNLKQYQVSMEEIHHTQKLDAPSGTAITLAEGIIKETDYSDWKLDTAKANEIPITAKRIADTPGTHTVSYNSEVDGIEIIHTAHNREGFALGAVVAAEWILGKNGVFSMKDVLNLS is encoded by the coding sequence ATGAACATAGCCTTGTTCGGATATGGTAAGATGGGAAAAATGATCGAGCAGATCGCCCTTAACAGAAACCATAAAATAGTAGCGAAAATTGACTTGGACACTACCGAAATAAACTTTTCGGATATAGATGTAGCCATAGATTTCAGTATGCCCAGTGCCGCCTTCGACAACATTAAACAATGTATGGAGAACAACATCCCTGTAATCTGCGGTACCACTGGTTGGCTAAAGGATTATGATAATGCCGTACAGATTTGCAAAGAAAATAATGGCGCCTTTATATACGCTTCCAATTTTAGCCTAGGAGTAAATCTATTCTTTGAACTTAATTCCTATCTAGCTAAAATGATGGGCAATCTAAAACAATATCAGGTCAGCATGGAGGAGATCCATCATACCCAAAAATTGGACGCCCCTAGCGGAACGGCCATTACCTTGGCAGAAGGCATCATTAAAGAGACTGACTATTCCGATTGGAAATTGGACACTGCAAAAGCCAACGAAATCCCGATCACAGCCAAACGAATTGCCGATACCCCAGGAACCCATACCGTATCTTACAACAGTGAGGTAGACGGCATAGAAATTATTCACACCGCCCATAATCGAGAAGGATTTGCCCTAGGAGCAGTAGTAGCAGCAGAATGGATTCTGGGTAAAAACGGAGTATTCTCCATGAAAGACGTGTTAAACCTAAGTTAA
- the lepB gene encoding signal peptidase I, translating to MNGTQWIIFILVIQLIHFLGTWKLYVKAGRKSWEAAIPVYNAIVLMKIINRPKWWVILLFIPIINLLMFPVVWVETLRSFGKNSLLDTWLAILTLGLYIYYINYFVAVNYVEDRELHPRTALGEWVSSIVFAIVAATLVHTYVIQPFVIPTSSLEKTLLVGDFLFVSKFHYGARVPMTTIAAPMVHDTLPILKTRSYVADVDPATYRTSIWNKLQLPYMRLPGFKKIKRNEIVVFSWPADTVYQFFKRQAGVRKPIDKKSNYVKRAVGIPGDSLSIVDGYVYINGQKTVLPYRAKPQFLQTVTVDGQFSNAAIELLGRQNISGNVVRVPNSSLQQDRAKEVITAMHMEVIKTDSSYTYYSGNISNTRVKEYLKSEDMNNMALFNLTEEEAKNFTGKEGITSIQKFAYTNKDSSVFPQNAAHPGTVDNMDAIYIPEEGKTVALNLDVLPIYEKIIEEYEGNTLKVNGNQILINGKIADTYTFKQDYYWMMGDNRHRSEDSRFWGYVPEDHVVGTPIFIWMSIDGINDGMSNWKIRWDRVFTTVNGEGEPTSYFKYFLIALAGWFAFDYFRKRKKTDKK from the coding sequence ATGAACGGTACACAGTGGATTATTTTTATTTTGGTTATTCAGCTAATACATTTCCTGGGAACATGGAAATTATACGTAAAGGCGGGTAGAAAATCTTGGGAAGCAGCAATCCCAGTATATAATGCCATAGTACTCATGAAGATTATCAATAGGCCGAAATGGTGGGTGATTTTACTGTTTATCCCCATCATTAATTTATTGATGTTTCCCGTGGTATGGGTAGAAACCCTGCGGAGTTTTGGAAAAAACAGCCTATTGGACACTTGGTTGGCCATTCTCACCTTGGGGCTATATATCTACTATATTAACTATTTTGTAGCGGTAAACTATGTTGAAGATAGGGAGTTACATCCAAGAACTGCCTTAGGAGAGTGGGTAAGCTCCATTGTATTTGCTATTGTGGCCGCCACTTTGGTACATACTTATGTAATACAACCCTTTGTTATTCCTACCAGCTCTTTGGAAAAAACCCTGCTTGTAGGAGATTTCCTTTTTGTAAGTAAGTTCCATTATGGGGCAAGGGTACCAATGACTACCATAGCTGCTCCTATGGTGCACGACACCCTTCCAATTTTAAAAACGAGGTCTTATGTTGCCGATGTAGATCCGGCAACATATAGAACTTCTATATGGAACAAGCTACAGCTTCCCTATATGCGCCTTCCTGGCTTTAAAAAAATAAAACGCAACGAAATTGTAGTGTTCAGCTGGCCAGCCGATACGGTGTACCAATTTTTCAAAAGGCAAGCGGGAGTCCGTAAGCCCATCGACAAAAAATCGAATTACGTAAAACGTGCTGTGGGCATACCAGGGGATTCCCTCTCCATAGTAGACGGTTATGTATATATTAACGGTCAGAAAACAGTATTGCCCTATAGAGCAAAACCTCAGTTTCTACAAACCGTAACTGTAGACGGACAGTTTTCCAATGCTGCAATTGAACTTTTGGGAAGACAGAATATTTCCGGCAACGTGGTACGTGTACCAAACAGCTCCTTACAACAAGATCGGGCGAAGGAAGTAATCACCGCAATGCATATGGAGGTAATAAAGACCGACTCTTCCTACACGTATTATTCTGGAAACATAAGTAATACAAGGGTTAAGGAATATTTAAAGTCTGAAGATATGAACAACATGGCTCTCTTCAATCTAACGGAGGAGGAAGCTAAAAATTTTACTGGAAAAGAAGGCATTACTTCCATCCAAAAATTTGCCTATACCAATAAGGACAGCTCGGTTTTCCCTCAAAATGCAGCTCACCCAGGCACTGTAGACAATATGGATGCGATCTATATCCCTGAAGAAGGAAAAACAGTAGCACTGAACCTTGATGTACTGCCTATCTATGAAAAAATAATTGAGGAATATGAAGGGAACACGCTAAAAGTGAACGGAAATCAAATTTTGATCAACGGAAAAATTGCAGACACCTACACCTTTAAGCAGGATTATTATTGGATGATGGGCGACAATAGGCACCGGTCAGAAGACAGTAGGTTCTGGGGTTATGTACCTGAAGACCACGTAGTGGGCACACCCATATTTATTTGGATGAGTATTGATG